In Peptostreptococcaceae bacterium, one genomic interval encodes:
- a CDS encoding tRNA pseudouridine(38-40) synthase TruA (mediates pseudouridylation (positions 38, 39, 40) at the tRNA anticodon region which contributes to the structural stability) codes for MQNYKISIAYDGRKYKGFGKSKGEADKTIQGKLEAILTKLYKDEIEVVGAVNTGAGVHAQEQVVNFVAPNGSLSKNEIFEYLEKYLTDDIITLSVEKADARFHSRYLLKSVTYEYRLWKCDAIKRPLFERQYVNVLSLNADVAKMSRAAMEIEGSHDFLAFSSNKKVKKTVKEVRSINIEETKNEIIITMNANGFLMNMERIIVGTLVQIGMGQLPIEAIGKAFEYKAAEYVGYKASAEALCLLSVEY; via the coding sequence ATGCAAAATTATAAAATCAGCATAGCATATGACGGTAGAAAATATAAAGGATTCGGCAAATCAAAAGGTGAAGCGGATAAGACTATACAGGGCAAGCTTGAAGCGATATTGACAAAATTGTACAAAGATGAAATAGAAGTTGTAGGTGCGGTAAATACCGGGGCAGGTGTGCATGCACAAGAACAAGTCGTCAATTTTGTTGCGCCAAATGGAAGCCTCAGTAAGAATGAGATTTTCGAATACCTGGAAAAGTATTTGACAGATGATATAATAACACTTTCGGTTGAAAAGGCAGATGCACGATTCCACAGCAGGTATCTGTTAAAAAGCGTGACCTATGAGTATCGCCTTTGGAAATGCGACGCTATAAAGCGTCCATTATTCGAGAGGCAGTATGTCAATGTGTTGAGTCTTAATGCGGATGTTGCCAAGATGAGCCGTGCAGCCATGGAAATTGAGGGAAGCCATGATTTTTTGGCTTTTTCATCGAATAAGAAAGTAAAAAAAACGGTCAAGGAAGTAAGATCAATCAATATAGAGGAAACAAAAAATGAAATAATAATTACAATGAATGCAAACGGATTTCTGATGAATATGGAAAGGATAATTGTAGGAACCCTTGTTCAGATTGGCATGGGGCAACTCCCCATAGAGGCAATAGGGAAAGCCTTCGAATATAAGGCGGCTGAGTATGTTGGATATAAAGCCAGTGCAGAGGCTCTTTGCCTGTTAAGTGTAGAATACTAA